In Centroberyx gerrardi isolate f3 chromosome 7, fCenGer3.hap1.cur.20231027, whole genome shotgun sequence, the sequence ctctgtgctGCTGTATCTCGATAGTGATTCAAGCCTCTTTGTTGTGTATTTCACTCCAATGTATGTAAAGTCCTCGGGCTGGGAGACTGTACCGCCCCTCAGAGGCTTGTTTTTTACGATGTGCTAAAGTGAGAGGGTTCACTTTGAAGTTGTTATTGCTCATACATTAGCTTTTGACTGAAGTACCAGCTCCATTCTCTTTTTAAAGTTACGGGTGAAATAGTAAGGACTGTTGGATTTGATATAGCCATATACAAAGGCATAATTCTGTGTAATTTCTGTCATTTCATGtactttcctttctttttttcaggttCCCAGGCTGACTGAAATTGAGGAGCAGCAATATTCTTTCTAGAAAACGCATCATCAGCCACCATGCCAATCCTGAAACAGCTAGTGTCTGGCTCATCCCAGACCAAGCGTCGCTCACGCATGGACCTGACCCGGGAGATGATCAGCGCTCCACTGGGCGACTTCCGCCACACCATGCACGTCGGCCGCAGCGGCGATGCCTTCGGAGACACCTCCTTCCTCAGCACCCGTTCTGGGGAGCCTCCTCCTGAAACCACATCCTTCCCCCGCTCCCCGCGGCCGGGCCTCCTGTCTCGCACCTTCAGGAGCAGCAAGCGCTCCCAGTCGGTCACCAGGGTGGACCAGCACAGAGACAACATGCTGGCGACCCCCGGTGAGTCACCCACCTATGTCAAGAACGCCATGTCCCTGCCCTTCCTCAACGATGAGGACAGAGGGGACGGCATGGTGGCCAAGAGCCTGTCCTCCAGTCCTTTGAAGCAGCACGGGGAGCTGGACGGGAGGACTTCCAACGGCGCCGCTGCTGCAGCCGCTCACTTCCTGGAGCTGGATGAAAGGAGCTTCGGTGAGCTGACTGAGCTTCCGGAGACCTCCCATCACTATGGAGGCGGAATGAAGCACGCCGAGTCGGTTATGTCCTTCCACGTCGACCTGGGACCCTCCATGCTGGGCGAAATCCTGGG encodes:
- the cdc42ep4a gene encoding cdc42 effector protein 4a; the encoded protein is MPILKQLVSGSSQTKRRSRMDLTREMISAPLGDFRHTMHVGRSGDAFGDTSFLSTRSGEPPPETTSFPRSPRPGLLSRTFRSSKRSQSVTRVDQHRDNMLATPGESPTYVKNAMSLPFLNDEDRGDGMVAKSLSSSPLKQHGELDGRTSNGAAAAAAHFLELDERSFGELTELPETSHHYGGGMKHAESVMSFHVDLGPSMLGEILGVMEKEEDDLGYEEGKSSEGRASPPLSTHGEGEDSVEGAKDEDEEEREVAEEEEEEEEEEEAELQLASTHLGSSVHLEPEHGGPYTPEYTPETRPKHLQHLDSCSMSSSGSAALEEKPNSQTYAGDTDSATFSAPPEEESNFSSFMEDEDDEIRV